The Micromonospora krabiensis genome window below encodes:
- a CDS encoding GNAT family N-acetyltransferase, producing MQAAPRIRPGHWTDKEPVAALIAEALDTQPVGAWLVPEPSQRRRVLADVLAIWIEHAMFFGDIYLTDDRTAAAVGFHRYRPIPLPANYGIRLPDAAGAYTDRFSLLDQLLAVQQPSEPHYHLAFLAVAPSTQGTGRGTALLEHHRSRVDRIGLPSYATPTEGASRLYTRYGYTPRRVITLPDGPTIHPMRRNPSAVDSAWPIDAAGSASDAGSRRRIT from the coding sequence ATGCAAGCCGCACCCCGTATCCGCCCCGGCCACTGGACCGACAAGGAACCGGTCGCTGCGCTCATAGCCGAGGCGCTCGACACTCAACCCGTCGGGGCGTGGCTCGTACCCGAGCCGTCCCAGCGCCGTCGGGTCCTGGCCGATGTCCTGGCCATCTGGATCGAGCATGCGATGTTCTTCGGCGACATCTACCTCACCGACGACCGCACCGCCGCCGCGGTCGGCTTCCACCGCTACCGACCTATTCCCCTACCCGCCAACTACGGCATCCGCTTGCCCGACGCCGCTGGCGCCTACACCGACCGCTTCTCGCTGCTTGATCAACTACTGGCCGTACAGCAGCCCAGCGAGCCGCACTACCACCTGGCGTTCCTCGCCGTCGCGCCTTCTACTCAAGGCACGGGGCGGGGCACCGCCTTGCTCGAGCACCACCGCAGCCGCGTCGACCGCATCGGACTGCCCTCCTACGCAACGCCCACCGAAGGGGCCAGTCGGCTTTACACCCGCTACGGCTACACACCCCGACGGGTCATCACGTTGCCGGACGGGCCCACCATCCATCCCATGCGCCGCAACCCGTCGGCGGTCGACAGTGCATGGCCGATAGACGCCGCCGGCAGCGCGAGTGATGCGGGCTCACGCCGCCGCATCACCTGA
- a CDS encoding GOLPH3/VPS74 family protein, with product MASTARLPLRDELFLLGHDDDTGQPHLHRHALAVGLAGAVLIDLFLAGRITITPHGGPVGEQRPRARSVHPVGDLITDSALTAVRSPSSPTLRAWLRDFPHDLYERTRAGLVAAGILRQTSRRRLGGLVRADTYLVADTKWPVIARARLRYLATGREQPDDHTAALAGLVAVLGLSPYLYLDHDTAALASRLRAVADQHYRPVQTITAAVDAALGDLVTATYR from the coding sequence ATGGCATCCACTGCGCGTCTGCCGCTGCGCGACGAGCTGTTCCTGCTCGGCCACGACGACGACACCGGTCAACCGCACCTGCACCGGCACGCCCTGGCCGTCGGCCTCGCCGGCGCCGTCCTCATCGACCTGTTCCTCGCCGGTCGGATCACCATCACCCCACACGGCGGACCCGTCGGCGAGCAGCGGCCACGCGCGCGCAGCGTCCATCCTGTCGGCGACCTCATTACCGACAGTGCCCTGACCGCCGTGCGCTCCCCCAGCTCCCCCACCCTGCGGGCGTGGCTGCGCGACTTCCCTCACGATCTGTACGAGCGCACCCGGGCAGGGCTGGTCGCCGCCGGGATCCTGCGCCAGACCAGCCGCCGACGCCTCGGCGGGCTCGTGCGCGCTGACACCTATCTCGTCGCCGACACCAAGTGGCCCGTCATCGCCCGCGCCCGGCTGCGCTACCTCGCCACTGGCCGCGAGCAGCCCGACGACCACACCGCCGCCCTCGCCGGGCTCGTCGCTGTCCTCGGCCTCAGCCCGTACCTCTACCTCGACCACGACACCGCCGCGCTGGCCAGCCGTCTGCGGGCCGTCGCCGACCAGCACTACCGGCCGGTGCAGACGATCACCGCTGCCGTCGACGCCGCCCTCGGCGACCTCGTCACCGCCACCTACCGCTGA
- a CDS encoding acetamidase/formamidase family protein, which produces MDKIVYRPVRDEFAYTFGGRMPVAHVRSGDVLQVFTEDCFGGLVRGPADLPSQVCRMPYLNPVSGPFFVEDAEPGDTLAVHLLSIEPTRNWGVSATFPHFGALTSTSQTATLQPPLQERVWVYEVDKTAGVVRYRATGSDHVVDLPLEPMIGTIGVAPGGFEARCTIVPDSHGGNLDTPQLRAGATVYLGVRMHGAMLALGDGHARQGEGEACGVGVEIATATTLAVEVIKGVPTLWPRIETDRAVMSVGAARPLEDAYRIAHRDLVGWTACLTGLDELDAYQLVSQAGRAPIGNVCDPNYTVVAAIDKQFLPSPAAAYGGAHDRLRLLAARHR; this is translated from the coding sequence ATGGACAAGATCGTGTACCGGCCGGTGCGGGACGAGTTCGCCTACACGTTCGGCGGGCGGATGCCGGTGGCTCATGTGCGCTCTGGTGACGTGCTGCAGGTGTTCACCGAGGACTGCTTCGGCGGGCTGGTGCGCGGGCCGGCGGACCTGCCGTCGCAGGTGTGCCGGATGCCCTACCTCAACCCCGTTTCCGGGCCGTTCTTCGTCGAGGACGCCGAGCCTGGCGACACCCTGGCCGTGCATCTTCTGTCGATCGAACCGACCCGCAACTGGGGCGTTTCCGCCACGTTCCCGCACTTTGGGGCCCTCACCTCCACGTCGCAGACCGCCACGCTGCAGCCGCCGCTGCAGGAGCGGGTGTGGGTGTACGAGGTCGACAAGACCGCGGGCGTCGTCCGCTACCGGGCCACCGGCAGCGACCACGTCGTCGACCTGCCGTTGGAGCCGATGATCGGCACCATCGGCGTCGCACCGGGCGGCTTCGAAGCCCGCTGCACGATCGTCCCCGACAGCCACGGCGGGAACCTCGACACCCCGCAGCTGCGCGCCGGCGCCACCGTCTACCTCGGTGTCCGGATGCACGGCGCGATGCTCGCTCTCGGCGACGGTCACGCTCGTCAGGGCGAGGGTGAAGCCTGCGGCGTCGGCGTGGAGATCGCGACCGCCACGACCCTCGCCGTCGAAGTCATCAAGGGTGTCCCTACGCTCTGGCCGCGGATCGAAACCGACCGGGCCGTCATGTCGGTCGGTGCCGCCCGGCCGCTCGAGGACGCCTACCGCATCGCGCACCGTGACCTGGTGGGCTGGACCGCCTGTCTCACCGGCCTGGATGAGCTGGATGCCTACCAGCTGGTGTCACAGGCCGGCCGGGCGCCCATCGGGAACGTGTGCGATCCCAACTACACCGTCGTCGCCGCGATCGACAAGCAGTTCCTCCCCTCCCCCGCCGCCGCATACGGCGGAGCCCACGACAGGTTGCGGCTCCTCGCCGCCCGGCATCGGTAG
- a CDS encoding APC family permease, translating to MYDHELSRYGYQQQLSRQLRFRDLLAYGLVYMVPIAPMAIFGSVYATSGGMVALAYAIGVAALVFTAFSYAQMVRAFPMSGSVYNYAGRGISPPVGFLAGWVILLDYVLVPGLLYLVASVAMHATVPAVPVWVWLLGFVAVNTLVNSVGIRMTAMVTRVMLVGELVVLAVFLAVAGWALASGKGRFSWGAFYDADTFGWSVAAGAVSIAVLSFLGFDGISMLAEEAKGGSRQVGRAMAAVLVVAGVLFIAQTWLAATLVPDPAGLLADGDPSGTAFYDAAGVAGGSWLATVCAVATAIAWGLPNSMVAQVATSRLLYAMARDRQLPTFLARVSIRRSVPVNATLLTGVVSLALGLYMATRADGITVLSSLINFGAMVAFLVLHVTVVVHHLIRGRSGNWWAHLVMPAVGFAILAYVVVHANIAAQRVGLAWLGLGVLVLAGLYATGRRPTLSGLAPAGPQAGRRAVERV from the coding sequence ATGTACGACCACGAGCTGTCGCGCTATGGCTATCAGCAACAGCTGAGCCGGCAGCTGAGGTTCCGAGACCTGCTGGCCTACGGCTTGGTGTACATGGTGCCGATCGCGCCGATGGCGATCTTCGGCAGCGTCTACGCCACCTCGGGCGGCATGGTGGCCCTGGCCTACGCGATCGGTGTGGCGGCGTTGGTGTTCACCGCGTTCTCCTACGCGCAGATGGTGCGGGCGTTTCCCATGAGCGGCAGCGTCTACAACTATGCGGGTCGGGGCATCAGTCCGCCGGTTGGGTTCCTCGCCGGCTGGGTGATCCTGCTCGACTACGTGCTCGTGCCGGGGCTGCTGTACCTGGTGGCGTCGGTGGCGATGCACGCGACGGTGCCGGCGGTGCCGGTGTGGGTGTGGCTGCTCGGGTTCGTCGCGGTGAACACGCTGGTCAATTCGGTGGGGATCCGGATGACGGCGATGGTCACCCGGGTGATGTTGGTCGGTGAGCTGGTCGTGCTGGCGGTCTTCCTGGCTGTCGCTGGTTGGGCCCTCGCGTCGGGGAAGGGCCGGTTCAGTTGGGGGGCCTTCTACGACGCGGACACCTTCGGCTGGTCGGTGGCGGCGGGTGCGGTGTCGATCGCGGTGCTGTCGTTCCTGGGGTTCGACGGCATCAGCATGCTCGCCGAGGAGGCCAAGGGCGGTTCTCGGCAGGTCGGTCGGGCGATGGCGGCGGTTCTGGTTGTCGCGGGGGTGCTGTTCATCGCCCAGACGTGGCTGGCCGCGACGCTCGTCCCCGACCCTGCCGGGTTGCTGGCGGACGGTGATCCGAGCGGTACGGCCTTCTATGACGCCGCCGGGGTGGCGGGTGGGAGTTGGTTGGCGACGGTGTGCGCGGTGGCGACGGCGATCGCGTGGGGGTTGCCGAACTCGATGGTCGCCCAGGTTGCCACGTCCCGGCTGTTGTATGCGATGGCCCGCGACCGGCAGCTGCCGACGTTCCTGGCGCGGGTGTCGATCCGCCGGAGCGTGCCGGTCAACGCGACTCTGCTGACCGGGGTGGTGTCCCTGGCGTTGGGGCTGTACATGGCGACCCGGGCGGATGGGATCACCGTGTTGTCGTCGTTGATCAACTTCGGGGCGATGGTCGCGTTCCTCGTCCTGCACGTCACGGTGGTGGTGCATCACCTGATCCGCGGCCGCAGCGGGAACTGGTGGGCGCATCTGGTGATGCCCGCGGTTGGGTTCGCGATCCTCGCCTACGTCGTGGTCCACGCCAACATCGCGGCGCAGCGCGTCGGCTTGGCCTGGCTGGGCCTCGGCGTTCTGGTCCTCGCCGGCCTGTACGCCACCGGCCGTCGACCTACGCTGTCCGGCCTCGCCCCCGCCGGGCCGCAGGCCGGCCGGCGTGCCGTGGAGCGGGTGTGA
- a CDS encoding helix-turn-helix domain-containing protein produces MAEYDEIETARHALGRRLAQLRMAAGHTQHSLARLIQYGRSSVANTETGHQYPDRAFWSRCDAALQTGGLLVGEYDRVAELYWRRRRAPLNQQPDDTLLPAVASKVKPSAWGADDDSALWEREETIAARRLVLKSSTDDDARLAYLEYELRQAVIDNERLTPAVLMARMRPLRAYVDQLMAGHQHPPQRARLYVAAAHLSGLLGALALDLGAFAVAHAYTAEAFDLADAAQEPDVQGWARATQSLVAFYAGRYHDALAFAQDGLRRAGDSPHRVRLMINGQARALARLGDRYGVDSAIDRAFTLVDEQPSDAQVSESLTFGSYCHARTAANAATAYLAIGRGTEVTEHLAVAITAFDRAGLAGPQALSRLDLATAHLHADDPDQAAALAMEALALTADQRYESVHQRARQFIANAKPFAHRPRLRQLAEMLAEPAAIGATRRSALPSPS; encoded by the coding sequence ATGGCCGAATACGACGAGATCGAGACTGCACGTCATGCGCTCGGCCGTCGACTCGCCCAACTGCGCATGGCCGCGGGTCACACCCAGCACAGCCTCGCCCGGCTCATCCAGTATGGGCGTAGCTCCGTGGCAAATACCGAAACCGGCCATCAGTACCCCGATCGTGCGTTCTGGTCGCGCTGTGACGCGGCACTGCAGACCGGGGGTCTGCTCGTCGGCGAATACGACCGCGTCGCCGAGCTGTACTGGCGGCGACGTCGCGCGCCGTTGAACCAGCAGCCAGATGACACGCTTCTGCCGGCCGTTGCCTCGAAGGTCAAGCCTTCCGCCTGGGGTGCGGATGACGATTCTGCTCTGTGGGAGCGCGAGGAAACCATTGCCGCCCGTCGGCTGGTGCTGAAGTCCTCGACAGACGACGACGCCCGCCTGGCGTACCTGGAGTACGAGTTGCGTCAGGCCGTCATAGACAACGAGCGCCTCACTCCGGCAGTCCTCATGGCACGAATGCGGCCGCTGCGGGCCTACGTCGATCAACTCATGGCAGGGCACCAGCACCCGCCACAACGCGCCCGCCTGTATGTCGCTGCCGCTCACCTGTCCGGACTCCTCGGCGCGCTTGCGCTCGACCTTGGCGCGTTCGCCGTCGCGCACGCCTACACTGCCGAGGCGTTCGACCTTGCCGACGCCGCCCAAGAACCGGACGTGCAGGGGTGGGCGCGGGCGACGCAAAGCCTCGTAGCCTTCTACGCCGGCCGGTACCACGATGCACTGGCCTTCGCCCAGGATGGCCTACGTCGCGCGGGCGACAGCCCTCACCGTGTTCGCCTCATGATCAACGGACAAGCGAGAGCTCTCGCCCGGCTCGGCGACCGGTACGGCGTCGACAGCGCCATCGATCGGGCATTCACGCTCGTCGACGAACAACCGTCCGACGCGCAGGTCAGCGAAAGCCTCACCTTCGGCTCGTATTGCCATGCCCGCACAGCAGCTAACGCGGCAACCGCCTACCTGGCCATCGGTCGCGGGACGGAAGTCACTGAGCACCTCGCCGTTGCCATCACCGCCTTCGACAGAGCAGGGCTGGCCGGCCCGCAAGCGCTGAGCCGCCTCGACCTGGCCACCGCGCACCTGCATGCTGACGACCCCGACCAGGCCGCCGCCCTTGCCATGGAGGCACTCGCTCTCACCGCAGATCAGCGATACGAGTCAGTACACCAGCGCGCCCGGCAGTTCATCGCCAACGCCAAGCCGTTTGCCCACCGGCCACGGCTCCGGCAGCTCGCCGAAATGCTCGCCGAACCTGCAGCGATCGGCGCCACGAGACGATCGGCTCTACCATCCCCCTCATGA
- a CDS encoding 2'-5' RNA ligase family protein, with translation MTSRELASLQRRWAAYQDLPELTEHWYWRPGWRDGREFYTWHLTFEHQPDLHDLTTQLQRQLALPGLDLVPLDGLHLTMQGLGFTDEVTDDDVAAIVAEAQRRCADMPPLELSLGPVDPDAEGIGLLVRPWDRVEALRATIRGAIATVWTSVPEPADGFRPHVTLAYSGAPVPTEPIRAQLAELRHLPVAPVRISEVPLIALRREDRIYRWTTVAVVRLGG, from the coding sequence ATGACTAGCCGGGAACTCGCCAGTCTCCAGCGGCGCTGGGCCGCCTACCAGGATCTGCCCGAACTCACCGAACACTGGTACTGGCGTCCTGGCTGGCGAGACGGCCGTGAGTTTTACACCTGGCACCTCACCTTCGAGCACCAGCCCGATCTTCACGACCTCACGACACAACTACAACGCCAGCTGGCGTTGCCCGGGCTGGACCTGGTCCCGCTCGACGGCCTGCACCTGACCATGCAGGGACTCGGCTTCACCGACGAGGTCACCGACGACGACGTCGCGGCGATCGTCGCCGAAGCCCAGCGACGATGCGCAGACATGCCACCGCTCGAGCTGTCTCTGGGCCCCGTCGATCCAGATGCCGAGGGGATCGGCCTGCTCGTCCGACCTTGGGACCGGGTCGAAGCCCTTCGCGCCACGATCCGCGGCGCCATCGCGACAGTGTGGACCTCGGTGCCGGAGCCCGCTGATGGCTTCCGCCCGCACGTCACTCTCGCCTACAGCGGCGCACCTGTACCCACGGAGCCGATACGTGCCCAGCTAGCGGAACTTCGCCACCTCCCGGTCGCGCCAGTGAGAATCAGCGAGGTACCACTGATCGCGCTACGCCGCGAGGACCGTATTTATCGATGGACTACGGTGGCGGTTGTGCGGCTGGGCGGGTGA
- a CDS encoding elongation factor G: MNLGIVAHVDAGKTSLTERLLYEAGAVSRLGSVDAGTTRTDSMELERRRGITIRAAVTSIVIGGLTVNLLDTPGHPDFIAEVERSLAVLDAAVLVVSSVEGVQPQTVAIWRALRRIGVPTVFFLNKVDRRGADVDRVVAQVGHRLGARPVVLTTVVGQGTRDARVRAVGLDTEPVVEAVAEVDDAVAARWLADEPVRVRDARRAIRRAVRDGRLSPLVCGSAITGAGVRQLCGLLADLLPRSEEREGALSGTVFAVDRDGQGRRAWLRLWSGRLRVRDRVRLADDRPQTVTQIAVVEPEGALVRPSVSAGQIAAVRGLSARIGQHVGDPPRRHVYRFPPPTRQAVVEPVDPAQRLAMFAGLAELADEDPLVDLRLDEQQAEAVVRLHGEVQKEVLAALMEDRYGVRVRFSGTLTACIERVAGSGAAEERVRERGNPYLAGLGLRIDAAPVGHGVEFRPGVEPGRLPPAFVAATEEGVRAALRQGRHGWPVTDCTVTMTASRYWPRQSRPHQKFDKSISTVAADFRNLAPVVVAAALRRAGTRVCQPIERFEVNLPPQAVETVMAVLGRLGAVVDATAVAGGYLEVSGTLPSARVPQVVAALPDLTGGEAVLTTSFDHYAPVTGEDPPTLPRRGPDPGDREMWFRAVPR; the protein is encoded by the coding sequence GTGAACCTTGGAATCGTCGCCCATGTTGATGCCGGAAAGACCAGCCTGACCGAACGCCTGCTCTACGAGGCCGGCGCCGTGTCCCGGCTGGGCAGCGTCGACGCGGGTACGACGCGGACCGACTCGATGGAGTTGGAGCGTCGGCGCGGCATCACCATCCGGGCCGCCGTCACGTCGATCGTCATCGGTGGTCTGACCGTCAACCTGCTGGACACCCCCGGCCACCCCGATTTCATCGCGGAGGTCGAGCGGTCGCTGGCCGTGCTGGACGCCGCCGTGCTCGTGGTGTCGAGCGTGGAGGGCGTGCAGCCGCAGACCGTGGCGATCTGGCGGGCGCTGCGCCGCATCGGCGTACCGACGGTGTTCTTCCTCAACAAGGTGGACCGCCGCGGCGCGGACGTCGACCGGGTGGTGGCCCAGGTGGGCCACCGGCTCGGTGCGCGTCCGGTGGTGCTCACCACGGTCGTCGGTCAGGGCACGCGCGACGCCCGGGTGCGGGCGGTGGGCCTCGACACCGAACCGGTGGTGGAGGCGGTGGCGGAGGTCGACGACGCGGTGGCGGCGCGGTGGCTGGCGGACGAGCCGGTCCGCGTCCGCGACGCCCGGCGCGCGATACGCAGGGCGGTACGCGACGGCCGGCTCAGCCCGCTCGTGTGCGGCTCGGCGATCACCGGTGCCGGGGTGCGGCAGCTGTGCGGTCTGCTCGCGGACTTGCTGCCACGCTCTGAGGAGCGAGAGGGTGCGCTGTCGGGGACGGTCTTCGCCGTGGATCGGGACGGTCAGGGCCGGCGCGCCTGGCTGCGGTTGTGGTCCGGGCGGCTGCGCGTGCGCGACCGGGTACGGCTCGCCGATGACCGCCCGCAGACGGTGACCCAGATCGCGGTCGTCGAGCCCGAGGGCGCCCTGGTGCGTCCGTCGGTGTCGGCCGGGCAGATCGCTGCGGTGCGCGGCCTGTCGGCCCGGATCGGCCAGCACGTCGGGGACCCGCCGCGGCGGCACGTCTACCGGTTCCCGCCGCCGACCAGGCAGGCGGTCGTCGAGCCGGTGGACCCGGCGCAGCGCCTGGCGATGTTCGCCGGTCTGGCCGAGCTGGCCGATGAGGACCCGTTGGTGGATCTGCGCCTCGACGAGCAGCAGGCGGAGGCGGTGGTCCGCCTGCACGGCGAGGTGCAGAAGGAGGTGCTGGCCGCGCTGATGGAGGACCGGTACGGCGTGCGGGTGCGGTTCTCCGGCACGCTGACGGCCTGCATCGAACGGGTGGCCGGGTCCGGGGCCGCCGAGGAGCGGGTGCGCGAGCGCGGCAATCCGTACCTGGCCGGGTTGGGACTGCGCATCGACGCCGCCCCGGTGGGGCACGGCGTCGAGTTCCGCCCGGGTGTCGAGCCTGGTCGGCTCCCACCGGCGTTCGTCGCCGCCACGGAGGAGGGGGTACGGGCCGCGCTTCGGCAGGGCCGCCACGGGTGGCCGGTCACCGACTGCACGGTCACCATGACGGCCTCCCGGTACTGGCCGCGGCAGAGCAGGCCGCACCAGAAGTTCGACAAGTCCATCTCGACCGTGGCGGCGGACTTCCGCAACCTCGCACCGGTCGTCGTCGCCGCGGCCCTGCGCCGGGCCGGCACTCGGGTGTGCCAGCCGATCGAGCGGTTCGAGGTGAACCTCCCCCCGCAGGCGGTGGAGACGGTGATGGCGGTGCTGGGCCGGCTCGGAGCGGTCGTCGACGCCACCGCCGTCGCCGGCGGGTATCTCGAGGTGAGCGGCACGTTGCCGTCCGCGCGGGTGCCGCAGGTCGTCGCCGCCCTGCCCGACCTCACCGGTGGCGAGGCCGTCCTGACCACCAGCTTCGACCACTACGCGCCGGTGACCGGCGAGGACCCGCCGACGTTGCCCCGGCGCGGACCCGACCCGGGCGACCGGGAGATGTGGTTTCGTGCCGTGCCCCGGTAG
- a CDS encoding class I SAM-dependent methyltransferase, translating to MFSPQGPSLRELCVQAFSSVERGYDLLAPKFDHTPFRTPDSYLGATADALSDLGPFDQGLDVCCGTGAGMAVLRSVCRGGITGVDFSAGMLAQARSAHPDATWVQADARALPFTENFNLAVSFGALGHFLPTERPALFEGIHRALRPGGLFALPVGAPPPLTSVAHWATLGFDLTMRVRNALWRPPFVMYYRTSPLPALRDDLMAAGFTVTTVALTVLGSRRDGSPRCRLIVARKPTDPH from the coding sequence GTGTTTTCGCCTCAGGGTCCGTCTCTGCGGGAACTCTGTGTCCAGGCGTTCTCCTCGGTCGAGCGCGGCTACGACCTGCTGGCGCCGAAGTTCGACCACACGCCCTTCCGCACGCCGGACAGCTATCTCGGGGCGACCGCCGACGCGCTGTCCGACCTCGGGCCGTTCGACCAGGGGCTGGACGTCTGCTGCGGCACCGGCGCGGGCATGGCGGTTCTCAGGTCCGTGTGCCGAGGAGGCATCACGGGCGTGGACTTCAGCGCTGGCATGCTCGCGCAGGCGCGCAGTGCTCACCCGGACGCCACGTGGGTTCAGGCCGATGCTCGTGCCCTGCCATTCACTGAGAACTTCAACCTCGCCGTCAGCTTCGGAGCGCTCGGGCACTTCCTGCCCACCGAGCGGCCGGCGCTGTTCGAGGGGATCCATCGGGCGCTGCGACCCGGCGGGCTCTTCGCCCTCCCTGTCGGTGCACCGCCGCCGCTGACCTCGGTCGCGCACTGGGCCACGCTCGGATTCGACCTGACCATGCGCGTACGCAACGCCCTGTGGCGACCCCCGTTCGTCATGTACTACCGCACCAGCCCGCTGCCCGCCCTCCGCGACGACCTGATGGCGGCCGGCTTCACCGTGACGACAGTCGCCTTGACCGTCCTGGGAAGCCGCCGGGACGGCAGCCCACGGTGCCGGCTCATCGTTGCGCGTAAGCCGACAGACCCGCACTGA
- a CDS encoding nuclear transport factor 2 family protein, with protein MSRDNDTLVREFVEAFNTKDSERLADYLHPEVVFQNYGEDEVRGRSAVVQVWKGVFETFEQVKFETINQAVNGDVVIAEQVHGLAFPGGPLAPVMNMAVYEIRDGRIAAWRDYGNPSYALKLLRGA; from the coding sequence ATGTCACGCGACAACGACACCCTGGTTCGTGAGTTCGTCGAGGCGTTCAACACCAAGGACAGCGAACGCCTCGCCGACTACCTGCACCCCGAGGTGGTCTTCCAGAACTACGGCGAGGACGAGGTGCGCGGCCGAAGCGCCGTCGTGCAGGTGTGGAAGGGCGTCTTCGAGACCTTTGAGCAGGTCAAGTTCGAGACAATCAACCAGGCGGTCAACGGGGACGTGGTCATCGCCGAGCAGGTCCACGGCCTTGCGTTCCCCGGCGGGCCGCTCGCCCCGGTGATGAACATGGCGGTCTATGAGATCCGCGACGGCAGGATCGCCGCCTGGCGTGACTACGGCAATCCGTCCTATGCCCTGAAGCTCCTGCGCGGCGCCTGA
- a CDS encoding NADP-dependent oxidoreductase: protein MRAVRFHNFGGPEVLRVEEAPLPVPAAGQVLIRVAGTSYNPGDALIRSGVIPGAETIRLPHIPSVDVAGTIVEVGAGVRGNAVGDQVIAYQSAYEDGGAAEFVAIDANMIAPAPTSIPLSDGAALPVVGLTAWQAVHEHLGVRSGQKILINGAGGGVGRLAVQLAKAAGATVIATAGPASVAAARSAGADEVIDYTVDRPTGPVDAVFNTAPVAERLLRPLVALIRPGGSLVSITSSPPVDPARQVRTTVMVVRRDAAQLAELAHLVDSGVITVGITERLPITETAAVHHRAAAGKLPGKIVLTAA, encoded by the coding sequence ATGAGGGCGGTCCGCTTCCACAATTTCGGTGGCCCGGAGGTGCTGCGCGTCGAGGAGGCACCCCTTCCGGTGCCAGCCGCCGGCCAGGTGCTGATCCGGGTCGCCGGCACCTCGTACAACCCGGGCGACGCACTGATCAGGTCTGGTGTCATCCCCGGTGCCGAGACGATCCGCCTGCCGCACATCCCCAGCGTCGACGTCGCCGGCACGATCGTCGAGGTCGGCGCGGGCGTGCGCGGCAACGCCGTCGGTGACCAGGTCATCGCCTACCAGTCGGCGTACGAGGACGGCGGGGCCGCCGAGTTCGTGGCGATCGACGCGAACATGATCGCACCCGCGCCGACGAGTATCCCGCTCAGCGACGGCGCCGCCCTGCCGGTCGTCGGGTTGACCGCTTGGCAGGCCGTACACGAGCACCTCGGCGTGCGATCCGGTCAGAAAATCTTGATCAATGGTGCCGGTGGGGGAGTGGGCCGACTCGCGGTGCAGCTCGCGAAGGCCGCCGGCGCCACCGTCATCGCGACTGCGGGACCGGCCAGCGTCGCGGCGGCCCGCTCGGCCGGTGCCGACGAGGTGATCGACTACACGGTGGACCGCCCGACCGGTCCGGTCGACGCGGTGTTCAACACGGCCCCGGTGGCCGAGCGGCTCCTGCGCCCGCTCGTCGCCCTGATCCGTCCGGGCGGCAGCCTGGTCTCGATCACCTCGTCGCCACCCGTGGACCCGGCCCGGCAGGTCCGCACGACGGTCATGGTGGTCCGTCGCGACGCCGCCCAGCTCGCCGAGCTCGCCCACCTCGTCGACTCCGGCGTCATCACGGTGGGCATCACCGAGCGCCTCCCGATCACCGAGACCGCCGCGGTGCATCACCGGGCCGCAGCCGGCAAGCTTCCCGGCAAGATCGTCCTCACCGCTGCCTGA
- a CDS encoding alpha/beta fold hydrolase, whose product MNGRPNIVLVHGAWADGSSWSGVIERLQADGYQVTAPQFPLTSVADDVRRLRQVLSEQEGPTIVAGHSYGGNVMTALGTDAPNVVGLVFLSAFALDEGESLAALQSQGPPPPALAHMITDAQGFVWLSQDDFIQHFAADVDPVKAKVMHAVQQPVAGSIFPEVMGVPAWRSLPSWYLITTQDEAVAPQAQHMFASRMGATSVEVAASHVSMVSHPDEAARLIKTAAESRTAMPANQARR is encoded by the coding sequence ATGAATGGCCGACCGAACATCGTACTCGTCCACGGGGCGTGGGCAGACGGCTCCAGTTGGAGCGGCGTCATCGAACGCCTACAGGCCGACGGCTACCAGGTAACGGCCCCGCAGTTTCCGCTGACCTCGGTGGCCGACGATGTCAGAAGGCTACGCCAAGTCCTGAGCGAGCAGGAGGGCCCAACGATTGTGGCCGGGCACTCCTACGGCGGCAACGTTATGACCGCCCTCGGCACCGACGCGCCGAACGTGGTCGGCTTGGTGTTCCTGTCGGCCTTCGCACTCGACGAAGGTGAATCGCTCGCCGCCCTGCAATCGCAGGGACCCCCACCACCGGCGCTGGCGCACATGATCACCGACGCGCAGGGCTTCGTGTGGCTGTCGCAGGACGATTTCATCCAGCACTTCGCCGCCGACGTCGACCCCGTCAAGGCCAAGGTGATGCACGCCGTGCAGCAGCCCGTCGCCGGCTCCATATTCCCCGAAGTGATGGGGGTCCCAGCCTGGAGGTCACTGCCGTCCTGGTACCTGATCACCACCCAGGACGAGGCGGTCGCCCCGCAGGCGCAGCACATGTTCGCCAGCCGTATGGGCGCGACCAGCGTCGAGGTCGCTGCCAGCCATGTCTCGATGGTCTCTCACCCCGATGAGGCAGCGCGGCTTATCAAGACGGCGGCCGAATCCCGTACTGCCATGCCGGCAAACCAAGCACGCAGGTAA